The following proteins come from a genomic window of Gammaproteobacteria bacterium:
- a CDS encoding DUF4160 domain-containing protein has translation MAPTIFREGSFRFFFFSREETRMHVHVSHPDGEAKFWLTPELALATSIGLSSKQLQKAEKLVVAHLEEIIHAWNTHFPS, from the coding sequence ATGGCACCGACCATTTTTCGTGAAGGCAGCTTTCGCTTCTTTTTCTTCTCCCGCGAAGAGACGAGAATGCATGTACACGTCTCGCACCCGGACGGCGAGGCAAAGTTCTGGCTAACCCCAGAGTTGGCTTTGGCAACGAGCATAGGTCTTTCATCGAAGCAGCTTCAGAAAGCCGAAAAGCTTGTTGTGGCTCATTTGGAGGAAATAATTCATGCCTGGAATACCCACTTCCCAAGCTGA